A region from the Deinococcus budaensis genome encodes:
- a CDS encoding type IV toxin-antitoxin system AbiEi family antitoxin domain-containing protein, producing the protein MPEALNTPLERRWATFRRRTPPERARLVTAAQLKEAGFQGVEVTRLVERGQLERVERGVYALPSAGGSASSHAERLAELQLRFPKTVACLESAASLLRLTTAEPLEIDLALPRRSVGRTPQADGVHFHWMTDEIYLHGQTVDTSTGTPIRTFDAPKTVADFCARRHKLGRETYLTILKAYLEHGGLGGTPGATSPLLAAARVCRVEKVIRADLAVLRA; encoded by the coding sequence ATGCCTGAAGCTTTGAACACTCCCCTCGAGCGACGTTGGGCCACGTTTCGGAGGCGGACTCCTCCCGAGCGGGCGCGCCTGGTGACCGCGGCCCAACTGAAGGAGGCGGGATTCCAGGGCGTGGAAGTCACCCGTCTGGTGGAGCGGGGCCAGCTCGAACGGGTCGAGCGTGGTGTCTACGCGCTTCCCTCGGCTGGCGGCTCCGCCAGCAGCCACGCCGAGCGCCTCGCCGAATTACAGCTCCGTTTCCCCAAGACGGTCGCCTGTCTGGAAAGCGCCGCGAGTCTCCTGCGCCTCACGACCGCCGAGCCCCTTGAAATCGACCTCGCCCTACCCAGGAGGAGCGTCGGCCGGACCCCCCAGGCCGATGGCGTTCACTTCCACTGGATGACCGACGAGATCTACCTCCACGGCCAGACCGTCGACACCAGCACTGGCACGCCCATCCGCACCTTCGATGCGCCAAAGACCGTGGCCGACTTCTGCGCCCGCCGCCACAAGCTTGGCCGCGAGACCTACCTGACCATTCTCAAGGCCTACTTGGAGCACGGCGGACTGGGCGGAACACCGGGGGCGACCTCACCCCTGCTCGCCGCCGCCCGGGTGTGCCGGGTGGAGAAGGTCATCCGGGCCGACCTGGCGGTGCTGCGTGCCTGA
- a CDS encoding nucleotidyl transferase AbiEii/AbiGii toxin family protein, with product MPDRFVKNPVASIAARLKNEATALGLTPAQLQVMPLQMAYAHQGFLGRLDLSPHAERFVLKGGASLFARYRDLGRPTRDLDLAAQGPPATPEEVAGWIREICAQPFGDHLLFPPEEVQVRSVAPESAAHPVVNVRLTAHLGTSRQPVELDVSFGNVIHPGACLLEYPRLVIPEAVRLRAYPLEQVVAEKFAAMVELNVANTRMKDFHDLWQIARHDPPSPLPGESARGMPARELGEAMARSFQVRGTPLADLPFLLGEDFATDPAVTGNWARYRKKNAWARLPDFRDVMGVIRAFPGVVATTLPERMTGSWDPTALRWR from the coding sequence GTGCCTGACAGGTTCGTCAAGAACCCGGTGGCCAGCATCGCCGCACGCCTGAAGAACGAGGCCACTGCCCTGGGTCTCACGCCCGCGCAGCTTCAGGTCATGCCGCTGCAGATGGCCTACGCTCACCAGGGCTTCCTGGGCCGCCTGGACCTGAGCCCCCACGCCGAGCGCTTCGTCCTCAAGGGCGGCGCCAGCCTCTTCGCCCGGTACCGCGACCTGGGCCGCCCCACGCGCGACCTCGATCTCGCCGCGCAGGGTCCTCCGGCCACCCCCGAGGAGGTCGCCGGGTGGATTCGGGAGATCTGTGCACAGCCTTTCGGGGACCACCTCCTGTTTCCCCCGGAGGAGGTGCAGGTCCGCAGCGTCGCCCCGGAGTCGGCCGCCCATCCGGTGGTCAACGTCCGCCTCACCGCACACCTGGGGACGTCCCGCCAGCCGGTCGAGCTGGACGTCTCCTTCGGGAACGTCATCCACCCCGGGGCCTGCCTCCTCGAGTACCCGCGGCTGGTGATCCCCGAGGCCGTGCGCCTGCGGGCCTACCCCCTCGAGCAGGTCGTCGCGGAGAAGTTCGCCGCCATGGTGGAACTGAACGTCGCCAACACCCGCATGAAGGACTTCCACGACCTGTGGCAGATCGCCCGGCACGATCCGCCCTCTCCCCTCCCGGGCGAGAGTGCCCGCGGCATGCCCGCCCGCGAGTTGGGCGAGGCCATGGCGCGGAGTTTTCAGGTGCGAGGGACGCCGCTGGCCGACCTGCCGTTCCTGCTGGGTGAAGATTTTGCTACTGATCCAGCCGTCACCGGTAACTGGGCGCGTTACCGCAAGAAGAATGCCTGGGCGCGGCTGCCGGACTTTCGGGACGTGATGGGGGTCATCCGGGCCTTTCCTGGAGTGGTCGCCACCACTCTCCCTGAGCGGATGACGGGAAGCTGGGACCCTACGGCCCTGCGGTGGAGGTGA